A genomic window from Gymnodinialimonas ceratoperidinii includes:
- a CDS encoding DUF6615 family protein produces the protein MTDLLHSLLDLGDATSRNLDFAHKSNYLVSFGEETITETNLLELLRRHPDIISVETFSKAKESKNGADWEWTFIGKKYQYSMRVQAKRIQRNGALRINHKVGNKKIQQIDLLLDDARAYNLDAFYCIYCSERDRVIWATPMKGGSLRRVSEYGCLMVDARKVKDKSPKKLSDIEQDCFPWHFLTFDDDLRISYDEETYNGSSRGLIVKLSPPSGFGTGIFFSDTEQRQRPEDLPTIDYLNGFGERKLFRSGLIDANPDEVFRVRTAEETDDYRTRRISKRLIFDVREFEGREI, from the coding sequence ATGACAGACTTGCTGCATTCACTTTTGGATTTAGGTGACGCGACTTCGCGCAACCTCGACTTCGCGCACAAATCCAATTATCTAGTCAGCTTCGGTGAAGAAACAATTACTGAAACCAACCTGCTTGAACTCTTGCGCCGGCATCCTGATATCATAAGTGTTGAGACATTTTCGAAGGCTAAGGAATCCAAGAATGGAGCCGATTGGGAGTGGACTTTTATCGGAAAAAAGTACCAATACTCTATGCGTGTTCAAGCGAAACGCATTCAGAGAAATGGAGCATTGAGGATTAATCACAAAGTTGGAAATAAAAAGATTCAACAAATCGATTTACTATTGGATGATGCCAGAGCTTACAACTTAGACGCATTTTATTGCATATACTGTTCAGAAAGAGACCGCGTGATTTGGGCCACGCCGATGAAGGGGGGGAGCTTGCGGAGGGTATCTGAGTACGGCTGCCTCATGGTGGACGCACGCAAAGTTAAGGATAAATCCCCTAAGAAGTTGTCGGACATTGAACAGGATTGCTTTCCATGGCATTTCTTAACTTTCGATGATGACCTTCGAATCTCATATGACGAAGAGACCTATAATGGGTCATCGCGTGGGCTTATTGTTAAGCTCTCGCCACCAAGTGGTTTCGGCACTGGAATTTTTTTTAGTGATACCGAGCAACGTCAAAGGCCGGAAGATCTGCCGACAATCGATTATCTGAACGGCTTTGGTGAACGGAAATTATTCCGAAGTGGCTTAATCGATGCAAACCCTGATGAAGTCTTCCGTGTCCGAACCGCGGAAGAGACAGACGACTATCGGACTAGAAGAATCTCGAAGCGTTTAATTTTTGACGTAAGGGAGTTTGAAGGCAGAGAAATCTAG
- a CDS encoding recombinase XerD, with protein sequence MAKVFDREVERAEVLTLLSSQSKQKRQAIIDEYERRSLEAFAPETLRNLRQIKKSFARWCEGRAYDPMPPVAPEIVAEYVEALGGKLSANTIATRLWAISEHHRSLFLPSPCRHRLVELALKSVKRKYGAYTRQAPPLSKAEVLGVVLKLGVSRQELRDKALIWAASDSWCRVSELVAFQVRDMERQDDGSSLLFVRRSKTDPYGKGDYAFLSKGASLAVLAWIEAAGLKAEDPMFTKSQRGGKRTPLAAATVSRIIKRRFDRSDVSSHSMRVGGVHDAFRLNCSLSSIMVAGRWRSPEMPARYGRRILASQSAAAEVARAFESETVPLTDDVAD encoded by the coding sequence ATGGCCAAGGTATTTGACAGAGAAGTCGAGCGAGCAGAAGTTCTTACCCTGTTGTCCAGCCAATCAAAGCAGAAGCGTCAAGCCATCATTGACGAATATGAACGTCGATCTTTGGAGGCCTTCGCTCCTGAAACCCTTAGAAACTTACGGCAGATCAAAAAGTCGTTTGCACGCTGGTGTGAGGGACGCGCCTATGATCCGATGCCGCCAGTCGCGCCGGAAATCGTCGCCGAATATGTCGAGGCACTTGGCGGAAAACTCAGCGCCAACACAATCGCGACCCGCCTATGGGCCATCAGCGAGCACCATCGATCACTGTTCCTACCGTCTCCCTGTAGGCATAGATTAGTCGAGCTAGCCCTCAAGTCAGTAAAACGGAAGTATGGTGCTTACACCCGACAAGCGCCACCCCTGTCGAAAGCCGAGGTGCTTGGGGTAGTGTTGAAATTAGGTGTGAGCCGGCAGGAATTACGGGACAAAGCCCTAATCTGGGCGGCGTCAGATTCTTGGTGCCGAGTATCCGAGCTTGTGGCCTTTCAAGTGCGCGATATGGAGCGACAGGACGATGGATCGAGCTTGCTATTCGTGCGCCGGTCTAAAACCGATCCCTACGGCAAGGGCGACTACGCATTTTTGTCCAAAGGTGCCTCCCTCGCTGTCCTGGCATGGATCGAGGCCGCAGGTCTTAAGGCGGAGGATCCAATGTTTACAAAGTCTCAGCGTGGCGGAAAGCGAACACCACTTGCCGCTGCAACTGTCTCAAGGATCATCAAGCGCCGCTTTGATCGTAGTGATGTTTCCTCCCACAGTATGCGCGTAGGCGGCGTACACGATGCATTCAGATTGAACTGCAGTCTATCGTCGATCATGGTTGCTGGACGCTGGAGATCACCAGAGATGCCTGCACGATACGGACGACGAATTCTTGCTAGTCAGTCTGCAGCCGCCGAAGTCGCTAGGGCATTCGAGAGTGAAACAGTCCCGTTGACCGACGATGTTGCCGACTGA
- a CDS encoding HEPN/Toprim-associated domain-containing protein yields MGSYCELRFDDLHVDSWKSSVPDHMISLFQENERDKFPNKDYPEEEWTTTIYKARKEDVLLRLELMGVTLERAKAVFEQWRLEELDMYTEWLSEGNDWATDTKEALEQFTINEWMRRVPAVIRDRYSSDRKNEPEDEIERRMHSTSYDDGWLFFACEDVRFVYRLILEARPETEWISLDISNLLDGGYYDEDVKLISESRKPDALERSILEPVVIMAEGKTDIRALQASLEALYPSVAELFSFFDHDTLSVDGGANFLSKFLKAFAAARTPVKIVAVFDNDAAGRMEFQRLERLTLPSNIRALCLPEIEFARAYPTVGPQGTHKMDINGDAVGIELLMGQHNLCDGDGELFPIRWTQYYSGSKSYQGEVSDKDAVQKAFFKDIAAPRDSMAARKKFPELDLLWRTIFERLN; encoded by the coding sequence ATGGGTAGCTACTGCGAACTTAGGTTTGACGACCTCCATGTGGACTCTTGGAAGTCGAGTGTTCCTGATCACATGATTTCGTTATTCCAAGAGAATGAGCGGGACAAGTTCCCGAACAAGGATTACCCTGAGGAAGAGTGGACGACCACCATCTATAAGGCACGAAAAGAAGATGTACTTCTTAGACTTGAGCTAATGGGTGTAACGCTCGAGCGCGCAAAGGCGGTCTTTGAGCAATGGCGTTTGGAAGAGCTCGACATGTATACAGAGTGGCTCTCTGAAGGCAATGATTGGGCGACAGATACCAAAGAGGCACTCGAACAATTCACCATTAACGAATGGATGCGGCGTGTTCCGGCAGTCATCCGGGATCGATACAGCTCGGACAGAAAAAACGAACCTGAAGACGAAATTGAGCGGCGAATGCACAGCACCTCGTATGATGACGGATGGCTGTTTTTTGCGTGCGAAGATGTCAGGTTCGTCTACAGACTTATTCTTGAAGCCAGACCCGAAACTGAATGGATTTCACTCGATATATCTAACTTGCTTGACGGCGGCTATTACGACGAAGATGTGAAACTCATTTCCGAATCTCGCAAACCGGATGCTCTAGAGCGTTCCATCCTTGAACCAGTGGTCATTATGGCCGAGGGGAAGACAGACATCCGAGCACTTCAAGCATCACTGGAAGCACTTTACCCCAGTGTTGCAGAGCTGTTTTCTTTCTTTGACCACGACACCCTTAGTGTGGATGGTGGAGCAAACTTTCTGTCCAAGTTCTTGAAGGCATTTGCAGCTGCCCGCACACCGGTCAAGATTGTCGCGGTATTTGATAACGACGCTGCAGGACGTATGGAATTTCAGAGGTTAGAGCGGCTGACATTGCCATCCAACATCCGCGCGCTTTGTCTGCCAGAAATTGAATTTGCTCGCGCCTACCCAACGGTCGGCCCCCAAGGCACACATAAGATGGACATAAATGGAGATGCCGTTGGAATCGAACTTCTTATGGGCCAACACAATCTTTGTGACGGAGACGGTGAGCTATTTCCGATTAGGTGGACCCAATACTATTCAGGTTCAAAGTCATATCAAGGCGAAGTCTCCGACAAGGATGCGGTGCAAAAAGCCTTCTTCAAAGACATCGCCGCGCCTAGAGATAGTATGGCCGCGAGGAAAAAATTCCCTGAGTTAGATCTCTTGTGGCGGACCATTTTCGAGCGGCTGAATTGA
- a CDS encoding DUF1330 domain-containing protein has protein sequence MSAFVVGQMTIHSRDWMEEYFSKIPDLVARHDCQFRVRGGDPARLEGDAPVPDAAFIIEFPDRAHADAFWSSTEFRTLANLRRSGSTLNAILVGSI, from the coding sequence ATGTCCGCATTCGTGGTTGGCCAGATGACAATTCACAGCCGTGACTGGATGGAAGAGTATTTTTCCAAGATCCCAGATCTCGTCGCTCGCCACGATTGCCAGTTCCGAGTGCGCGGCGGCGATCCGGCACGCCTGGAGGGCGACGCCCCGGTTCCGGATGCCGCCTTCATCATCGAATTCCCCGACCGGGCTCATGCAGACGCGTTCTGGTCGTCAACAGAATTCAGGACACTCGCGAACCTGCGGCGGTCCGGATCGACCCTAAATGCTATTCTTGTCGGCTCGATTTGA
- a CDS encoding replication-relaxation family protein codes for MPDTDALGRATFHFISPRADIAPNGRDICWLKHIERHGPLTSVHLYEMTKDTHRCKDTALRRLQALRAAGLLFLPKQQRACERAEFRPYVYDLAPKGQLFLKDAGLKENTVRPTGHWWHLHDTAMFTAQIDLRARQGGYRYIPAHEILKRAGTSLAIPMGRRKLIPDQLFAIDYGGRFRAFMVEVDRGTEPIASTSTRKSWASALTQYDEAFRLGLPNRHYGLKAPVQVLWGHRTEARCGAFARLLKDATRMLAARYVSTRLGSGKAALEEHDGLRQVLRVVT; via the coding sequence ATGCCTGACACCGATGCCCTTGGCCGTGCCACGTTCCATTTCATCAGCCCTCGGGCGGATATTGCTCCAAACGGGCGGGACATTTGTTGGCTGAAGCACATTGAGCGCCACGGACCGCTGACGTCCGTCCATCTTTATGAGATGACCAAGGACACCCATCGCTGCAAAGACACCGCCCTGCGGCGACTGCAGGCTCTCAGAGCGGCAGGTCTACTCTTCCTTCCCAAGCAACAGCGCGCCTGTGAACGCGCGGAGTTTAGGCCTTACGTTTATGACCTGGCACCAAAGGGGCAGCTGTTTCTGAAAGACGCAGGCCTAAAAGAAAACACCGTGCGGCCAACCGGCCACTGGTGGCACCTGCACGACACGGCGATGTTCACCGCTCAGATTGACTTGAGGGCCAGGCAGGGCGGCTATCGCTACATTCCGGCGCATGAGATCCTGAAGCGGGCAGGGACCTCTCTTGCGATCCCGATGGGACGCCGCAAGCTGATCCCGGACCAGCTATTTGCCATCGATTACGGCGGGCGTTTCCGCGCCTTCATGGTTGAAGTGGACCGTGGGACGGAGCCGATTGCCAGTACCAGCACGCGGAAGAGCTGGGCATCAGCGCTGACGCAATACGACGAGGCGTTTCGGCTGGGGCTGCCAAACCGGCACTATGGTTTGAAGGCTCCGGTGCAAGTACTGTGGGGACATCGGACCGAAGCACGGTGCGGCGCTTTTGCGCGATTGCTAAAAGATGCGACGCGCATGTTAGCGGCTCGATATGTTTCAACGAGACTGGGATCGGGCAAAGCAGCATTAGAGGAACACGACGGACTGAGGCAAGTGCTGCGGGTAGTGACCTGA
- a CDS encoding GFA family protein translates to MAMRLIGGCKCGLVRYQGTRLEAPMFRCHCRDCQQLTGSGHSEMVPLAIQDFTISDTSKTYEMVGKSGLSTFSGFCPNCGSQLTRNSQRMSDRIYVHASSLDDPSIYKPKKSIYSEAAQAWDEAAILKEQ, encoded by the coding sequence ATGGCAATGCGCTTAATAGGCGGATGTAAATGTGGATTGGTTCGCTATCAAGGCACCCGTCTGGAAGCTCCCATGTTCCGATGCCACTGTCGTGATTGCCAGCAACTTACTGGCTCGGGGCATTCGGAGATGGTTCCCCTTGCGATCCAAGACTTCACGATAAGCGACACCTCCAAAACCTATGAAATGGTGGGGAAATCGGGTCTATCAACGTTCAGCGGTTTCTGTCCGAATTGCGGATCACAACTTACGCGCAACAGTCAGCGGATGAGTGATCGGATATATGTGCATGCTTCTTCTCTCGACGATCCCAGCATCTATAAGCCAAAAAAGTCAATCTATTCAGAGGCTGCTCAGGCGTGGGATGAAGCCGCGATCCTCAAGGAGCAATAA
- a CDS encoding class I SAM-dependent methyltransferase, with protein MSTNSDFDAWSAGQSYEHYMGRWSRMVAKEFLTWLDPKKSADWLEVGCGTGALTSVILQDYEPNSILATDASDDFIDHARKTIDDPRASFEQATAQELPTKDASIDVVTSALVLNFVPDRREGLIEMQRVLRPGGTLSFYVWDYPGGGIGFIDAFWKAAAALDQKAAELDEGARFPFCSEPGLRQLCADAGLPDAEITPIEIVTEFTDFEAFWNPFTLGAGPAPGYCMSLPNDHRAALKARLAETLDQGGPVRLTARAWAMKSATEG; from the coding sequence ATGTCCACCAACTCAGATTTCGACGCTTGGAGCGCGGGCCAAAGCTACGAGCACTACATGGGCCGCTGGAGCCGAATGGTCGCGAAAGAGTTCCTGACCTGGCTTGATCCCAAAAAATCGGCCGATTGGCTGGAAGTCGGCTGCGGGACAGGCGCTCTAACCTCCGTGATCTTGCAGGATTATGAGCCGAATTCGATCCTCGCCACCGACGCGTCCGACGACTTCATCGATCACGCACGCAAGACCATCGATGACCCTCGGGCAAGTTTCGAGCAGGCTACAGCTCAGGAACTGCCAACAAAGGATGCAAGTATCGATGTCGTCACGTCAGCGCTCGTCCTGAACTTCGTTCCGGATCGACGTGAGGGCCTGATTGAGATGCAGCGCGTTCTCAGACCGGGCGGCACCCTGTCTTTCTATGTCTGGGATTATCCAGGCGGCGGAATAGGTTTCATCGACGCTTTCTGGAAAGCTGCGGCCGCGCTCGATCAAAAGGCGGCCGAATTGGACGAAGGCGCGCGATTTCCCTTCTGTTCAGAACCGGGTCTGAGGCAACTGTGTGCCGACGCAGGTCTTCCAGACGCGGAAATCACCCCAATCGAAATCGTCACGGAGTTTACAGATTTCGAGGCATTCTGGAATCCATTCACCTTGGGGGCCGGCCCTGCACCCGGCTATTGCATGAGCCTTCCGAATGACCACCGCGCCGCCCTGAAGGCGCGCCTTGCAGAGACCCTCGATCAAGGTGGCCCCGTGCGATTGACCGCCCGGGCATGGGCAATGAAATCGGCTACGGAGGGCTGA
- a CDS encoding cupin domain-containing protein → MVPPSRAVSHLSAAAVQSLEEAHIRHPLNPASDVFLRRLAPIFGLQRLALYVARVPPRKESFLFHRHERDEEFLVILSGRGHAEIGEDKIEVGPGDIMAFPAPHGPPHHVTNPFDEDLIYLMGGESSGFDIAHFPRINKQLVFSSSDIQLVDGEASEKMCFADWQVPASTGDVKT, encoded by the coding sequence ATGGTCCCGCCTTCCCGCGCCGTCAGCCATCTTTCGGCAGCGGCCGTCCAATCGCTGGAAGAAGCGCACATTCGACATCCGCTGAATCCTGCGTCGGACGTTTTCTTGAGACGCCTGGCGCCTATTTTCGGCTTGCAGCGCTTGGCCCTCTACGTTGCGCGTGTGCCGCCTCGCAAAGAGAGCTTTCTGTTTCACCGTCATGAACGGGATGAAGAGTTCTTGGTTATCCTGTCGGGTCGTGGGCACGCCGAGATCGGAGAAGACAAGATCGAGGTCGGTCCGGGTGATATCATGGCTTTCCCCGCGCCGCACGGTCCACCACACCATGTAACCAATCCGTTCGACGAAGATCTCATCTACCTGATGGGCGGTGAAAGTTCAGGCTTCGACATTGCGCACTTTCCGAGGATCAATAAGCAATTGGTCTTCTCGAGTTCGGATATTCAGTTGGTGGATGGCGAGGCGAGCGAGAAAATGTGCTTTGCTGATTGGCAGGTGCCGGCATCGACGGGCGACGTAAAGACGTGA
- a CDS encoding sulfotransferase family 2 domain-containing protein — protein MIFYFEENRLAFIHIPKTGGTSIRRALGDSPLSMAQGVIPAAWNTRNVVAAVRNPVDRFLSGFNMFKFGAPDTGGYYGIPRLPDLSVADALKILVDEGIPYDRTERNDVANFKHHVWPQTSDFHCLSSATDLLRYENLKSDAEKFLVSVGVPVELPHLRVTANNPNRLVVGDLTNEELSALEQFYSLDFYRLNYERQTAPESAIMVRQDPNPLRILWRVYFENVEASELSGSEVLPDPEVDLAAFLDERIEVKPEKTWPGRRKDLLEHFKRLENEFSGRMRLSHLMACTVVVLRREKDCEEARRLFFRLIEEYGAELAEDLNLRWLTSVCDTLVDTGKTELDRALALNGSIIAGLIKLAETERRLFCPPMKWPPRVRYSRGGVLFDGVISYWAEGGDMIDNLLHRISSTVESDSTAAPFVGKIIERVVEENTVISRMWALHGQNIPLNDKPTDGPGTNDSPSDG, from the coding sequence ATGATTTTCTACTTTGAAGAAAACAGGCTTGCCTTTATACATATCCCGAAGACGGGCGGAACGTCTATCCGTCGTGCTTTGGGAGATAGCCCCCTGTCTATGGCGCAGGGTGTAATTCCTGCAGCGTGGAACACTCGAAATGTTGTCGCGGCTGTGCGAAACCCGGTTGATCGATTTTTATCGGGTTTTAATATGTTCAAGTTCGGTGCGCCCGACACGGGTGGTTATTACGGCATCCCGCGTTTGCCTGATTTGTCCGTAGCTGACGCTCTCAAAATTTTGGTGGATGAAGGTATTCCATACGATCGTACGGAGCGGAACGATGTAGCGAACTTCAAGCACCATGTTTGGCCTCAAACTTCAGACTTTCACTGTCTGTCATCCGCAACAGATTTGTTGCGCTACGAAAACCTAAAATCTGATGCAGAAAAATTTCTTGTATCCGTCGGTGTGCCGGTTGAGCTGCCGCACCTCCGCGTGACAGCAAATAACCCCAACCGTCTCGTCGTTGGTGATTTGACTAATGAAGAACTCTCCGCCCTCGAGCAATTTTATAGTCTTGATTTCTACCGACTGAATTATGAGCGTCAAACTGCACCAGAGTCGGCAATAATGGTGCGGCAAGATCCAAACCCTTTGCGTATTTTGTGGCGAGTGTACTTCGAGAACGTTGAAGCGAGCGAACTTTCAGGCTCGGAAGTTCTGCCAGATCCGGAGGTGGACCTTGCGGCGTTCCTTGATGAACGTATCGAGGTCAAGCCGGAGAAAACGTGGCCCGGCCGTCGAAAGGACCTGCTTGAGCATTTTAAGCGCTTGGAGAACGAATTTTCCGGACGAATGCGCCTTTCTCATCTGATGGCATGTACAGTAGTAGTTCTGCGACGTGAGAAAGATTGCGAAGAGGCTCGCAGACTTTTTTTTAGACTGATAGAGGAATACGGCGCAGAGTTGGCCGAAGACCTTAATCTCAGGTGGCTGACTTCCGTGTGCGATACGCTTGTAGATACTGGGAAAACCGAGTTAGATCGCGCACTTGCATTGAACGGTTCGATTATTGCTGGCCTCATTAAGCTGGCGGAGACTGAACGTAGATTGTTTTGCCCACCAATGAAATGGCCACCGAGAGTTCGTTACTCGCGAGGTGGCGTTTTGTTTGATGGGGTTATCTCCTATTGGGCCGAAGGCGGTGATATGATCGACAACCTCTTGCACAGAATCTCTTCTACGGTGGAATCAGATAGCACCGCTGCTCCTTTTGTGGGTAAAATCATAGAACGAGTGGTAGAAGAAAATACCGTCATTTCGCGCATGTGGGCTCTGCATGGTCAGAACATTCCATTGAATGACAAGCCGACCGATGGACCCGGGACAAATGATAGCCCATCGGACGGATAA
- a CDS encoding sulfotransferase encodes MGKAKLPKLLGIGAQKAGTSWLHSTLGQHSEIWVPPFKELHFFDHKFVPSNRKWTEWHIRKGVRETRARWQEKNVLSIENSDYLDRIQERPMFNGQWYKHIFSKCPETKMGVDITPEYCQVSREGIEFIKKFLGRDLKVIYIIRNPIDRAVSQLKMNVSRQSAKPVTLDDWLEFADAPVIAERGDYQKYIPRWSQAFNEGSLLLLPYGLLRKNPIGLLRSVESFLGVGKFDYVNAEQRVFASPKMNVPMDVEDFFGEKFRDQCDFIKGRFGSEFYDMC; translated from the coding sequence ATGGGGAAAGCTAAACTTCCTAAGCTGCTTGGCATTGGGGCGCAGAAGGCTGGAACGTCATGGCTCCACTCTACCTTGGGTCAGCACAGTGAAATCTGGGTGCCACCGTTTAAGGAGCTCCATTTTTTCGATCATAAGTTTGTGCCGAGTAATCGGAAATGGACTGAGTGGCATATTCGCAAGGGGGTTCGAGAGACTAGAGCGCGATGGCAAGAAAAGAACGTCCTGTCGATAGAGAACTCGGATTATCTTGATAGGATTCAAGAGAGACCAATGTTTAACGGGCAATGGTACAAACATATTTTCTCTAAGTGTCCTGAGACTAAGATGGGAGTGGATATAACCCCAGAATATTGTCAAGTGTCGCGTGAGGGAATTGAATTTATCAAAAAGTTTCTTGGTCGAGACTTAAAGGTTATTTATATTATTCGGAATCCGATAGATAGGGCTGTGTCACAACTGAAGATGAATGTTTCACGTCAGAGCGCTAAACCTGTAACTTTGGATGACTGGTTGGAGTTCGCTGATGCGCCTGTGATTGCAGAGCGTGGAGACTACCAGAAGTACATCCCTAGATGGTCGCAGGCTTTTAACGAGGGATCACTACTACTTTTACCGTATGGATTGCTCCGAAAGAACCCAATTGGCTTGCTTCGTTCGGTCGAAAGTTTTCTAGGCGTGGGGAAGTTTGATTACGTAAATGCTGAACAGCGAGTTTTTGCTTCCCCCAAAATGAATGTTCCCATGGACGTCGAAGACTTCTTTGGCGAAAAATTTAGGGATCAGTGTGATTTCATCAAGGGTCGCTTCGGAAGCGAATTTTACGACATGTGTTAA
- a CDS encoding type IV secretory system conjugative DNA transfer family protein gives MILTPIALFGVPAYIGFRLWRDSPARAEKLARAETELLYNHALDGHVTLSEADIDRALSKHWPTSTPSALKVQLLQHGRAIYASEGLSPEIPPPPALCNTLEGGRYRDQLARLGQVRHDRGMAKAALDMISRSLAPIAQAAPPLDGDVLVEITQFLDPLGASVEAVVAPFFEDNSYPLFRSIQAQLNDNLQSTTRSGNPIFPRHHKGEDVLQTYLNGTPLLELFSLRTPFTIPDQRRFEHLHMVAGSGHGKTQTLQYLIVQDLPHIASGDRSAVVIDSQGDLIKTILKHSGLPPERIVLIDPEDIEWPVSLNLFSAGQERLAGYNTLERERLTNSIIELYDFVLGSLLGAGMTSKQSVVFRYVTRLMFHIDGASIHTLRDLLEPKGTAQFQDEISQLGGSTKRFFETEFDGKEFASTKSQVLRRLYGVLENQTFERMFSNPKTKFDMFAEMNAGKLILINTAKSLLKEQGTQIFGRFFIALIAQAAQERATLKDSDRLPVHVYIDEAQDYFDETLSVILSQARKYRVGMTMAHQYLGQLTHGLQEAFEANTSIKMAGGVSARDARTLSGTMSCAPDLITSLSKGTFATSIRGVTNRAVPLSFPFFVLESRERADAQMLADIREYSRNAYAAPWEPKGSDVSPREDEGAEKDEEKPDDDPLKPSTEL, from the coding sequence ATGATCCTCACGCCCATCGCGCTGTTTGGCGTCCCGGCATACATCGGTTTCCGCCTCTGGCGCGACAGTCCGGCACGGGCGGAAAAACTGGCTCGTGCCGAGACGGAGCTTCTTTACAACCACGCGCTGGACGGCCATGTCACGCTAAGCGAGGCGGACATCGACCGAGCCCTTTCCAAACACTGGCCTACGAGCACCCCAAGTGCGCTGAAGGTCCAGCTTCTGCAGCATGGCCGCGCCATCTATGCAAGCGAAGGGCTGAGCCCTGAGATCCCTCCGCCACCGGCGCTTTGCAACACGCTTGAAGGAGGACGCTATCGCGATCAACTCGCCCGCTTGGGACAGGTTCGTCATGACCGTGGGATGGCCAAAGCGGCTCTTGATATGATCTCTCGCAGCCTGGCCCCGATTGCGCAGGCCGCGCCTCCGCTGGATGGCGACGTGCTGGTCGAGATCACGCAGTTCCTCGATCCGCTTGGAGCTTCCGTAGAAGCAGTCGTTGCCCCATTCTTTGAAGACAACTCCTACCCGCTCTTCCGGTCCATACAGGCGCAGTTGAACGATAACCTGCAATCCACGACGCGGTCCGGTAATCCGATCTTCCCACGGCACCACAAAGGCGAAGATGTTCTGCAAACGTATCTTAACGGCACGCCGCTCCTGGAGCTGTTCTCGCTGCGAACGCCGTTCACGATCCCAGACCAGCGACGCTTTGAGCACCTTCACATGGTGGCCGGCAGCGGTCATGGCAAAACCCAGACGCTGCAATACTTGATCGTGCAGGATCTGCCCCACATCGCTTCCGGTGATCGCTCTGCTGTGGTGATCGACAGCCAGGGCGATTTGATCAAAACCATCCTCAAGCATTCCGGCCTGCCGCCAGAGCGGATCGTGCTGATCGATCCGGAGGACATCGAATGGCCGGTGAGCCTGAACCTTTTCTCGGCCGGACAGGAGCGTCTGGCGGGATACAACACCCTAGAGCGGGAACGCCTCACCAACTCCATCATCGAGCTCTATGACTTCGTTCTTGGCTCTCTGCTTGGGGCGGGCATGACATCCAAGCAATCTGTCGTCTTCCGCTATGTGACGCGCCTCATGTTCCACATCGACGGCGCGTCCATACACACCCTGCGCGACTTGCTGGAGCCAAAAGGCACTGCACAGTTCCAAGATGAAATCTCACAACTTGGTGGATCGACGAAACGCTTCTTTGAGACGGAATTCGATGGCAAGGAGTTCGCGTCGACCAAGTCTCAAGTGCTTCGGCGGCTATATGGTGTGCTTGAGAACCAAACCTTCGAGCGGATGTTCTCAAACCCAAAAACCAAGTTCGACATGTTCGCGGAGATGAACGCGGGCAAACTGATCCTCATCAACACCGCGAAATCCCTGCTGAAGGAACAGGGCACGCAGATCTTCGGACGATTCTTCATCGCGCTGATTGCGCAAGCGGCCCAGGAGCGGGCAACGCTCAAGGATAGCGACCGTCTGCCCGTTCACGTCTACATCGACGAAGCCCAGGATTATTTCGATGAAACCCTTAGCGTGATCCTAAGCCAGGCACGCAAATATCGCGTAGGTATGACCATGGCCCACCAATACCTCGGGCAACTCACCCACGGCCTGCAGGAGGCCTTTGAGGCCAATACCTCGATCAAGATGGCGGGCGGTGTTTCGGCGCGAGATGCGCGAACGTTGTCCGGAACTATGAGCTGCGCCCCGGATTTGATCACCAGCCTTTCCAAAGGCACCTTCGCCACCTCGATCCGAGGCGTGACGAATCGAGCGGTGCCGCTTTCATTCCCATTCTTCGTCCTAGAGAGCAGGGAGCGCGCGGATGCGCAAATGCTGGCTGACATCCGAGAATACAGCCGGAACGCCTATGCGGCACCATGGGAGCCCAAGGGTAGCGATGTTTCGCCACGAGAAGATGAAGGTGCTGAAAAGGATGAAGAAAAACCGGATGACGACCCTCTGAAACCCTCGACAGAGTTGTGA